A region of the Pelecanus crispus isolate bPelCri1 chromosome 1, bPelCri1.pri, whole genome shotgun sequence genome:
TAAAAACACATGAATTAATTACCTAGAggatgcaaaaccaaaatataaacAACGCAGCTGAAAACTTACAAATGGAAACCAAAAGCTGAGTGTAAAAATCATGGGGATAGACAGCAAGTGTTCTCAAAATACTAGAGGCTTAGTCATTTGTCTCTATCTTGCAGAATTAGATCTGTCTTGATCCCATCTTGTTGCGAATCTGTCCTTAGTCTACGTTTGTGCTAAATGTACAAAATTTGAAGTGCTCTTGCTTGACCACTGTCACGGTTggggagcagaaaggaaggggTACTGAAATGTGGTGTTCTGCTGCTAATGAAGCACTAgtgaatgaagaaaagaaagtcataattaaaatacatatatatattctggAATCCTTTTTTAGGCTAGtaacaacagaaaatgctgaagtttgTTTACTGTTTTGTGACTTGTCAGTTCGGTATAAACAAGAACTATAGCAAGCGTAATACACTTTTTAAGCCCCAGTATCATACTCAGCTCACCCATTCACTCCTCccaggaagagaaaggaggtaTGCTTAGGACTACACCAAATCTAAGGAGACTCACAAATATACCTAAGCATTCCTCTGCACCCCTGCAACAGGAAGCACAGTTGCTACAGCCTAGATAAAAGCTGTGAATACCTCTACTAGGTGAATGATAGTAACTGATTAGAAGAGTTCAGTGAGGGTTGCTTCATActggaagaggggaaaagcaaGGATCATTCTCATGTTTCTTAATAGACTCTTCTTCTGAAGTAATGCAGATTACCTagggagaagaaaattttcACCTAAATCATATTTGTtaacttcttaaaaacaaaacaaaacaaaacaaaacaaaacaaaacaaaacaaaacacctcaCAATCCCCCAAAAGACATAGATTTGATATTGACCATGAAAATATATAGGGACAGTATTAGAAATTATATTTCAGATGTCAGGATAATGAGCTCctcttttaagtttttaatatgaccatggagaaaaaaaaccaccctccTTCAGTCCTTTGGTTTTATGACAGAATGTAAttcaattattattaaataGGCTAAGGAATGCTACTGTTTCCCAGTTTAGTACCACAACAGAGATAAACTACTTATTATATGTACTAATACGGCACAGTTTAGAAGAGTATGTAGAAATTATACTTGCATTTCATACatgaaaagacagaagaaaatgaaattataaccttccctcccccccctccccccagaaAAGATGATACCATTCTTTGTGTGTTAATCTAATAGTTATTCCAGCTCGGGATGTTCTTATACTGTGACATTTGTAAAATCCTTAGACAAGGATTGCTCCTTACTTTCATAAATTCTAATTCAGAATTTCATCTGTTTCCAGTATAGATTTAGACCCATAAAACAACAGCTAAAGATTGAAAAGTTTGATCTGCAGTACAAGAGAAAGGTAATTTTCTTACTAGTTAAAGTAGCAGAAATTTAACACTATAGCTATACTAAAGggcattttgtaaaaaataaggaaaaaaatccccacagcAGTAATTCCAAATGAGCAAAATTAGTAAAAGTCATAGAATTATATAAGTTGGAAAAGTCCCTTCAGGTCATCGAGTACAACTGTAAACCTAGCACAGCCAAGTCCACCCCTAAACtgtgtccctaagtgccacatctacacgtctcctaaatacctccagggatggtgactcagccacttccctgggcagcttgttccagtgcttcagaacccttttggtgaagcaATTTTTGCTACTGtcccatctaaacctccccggGCGCACTTTGAGGCtctttcctctcgtcctatcgcttgctGCTTGGGcaaagagaccgacacccacctcgctcCAACCTCCTTTTGGGTgcttgtagagagtgataaggtctcccggcagcctccttttctccaagctaaacaatcTCAGTCCCCTCGGCCGCTCTtcacaggacttgtgctctagaccctgCACCAGCTTCGGTGCTCCTCTTTGGacgcgctccagcacctcagtgtctttcttgtagcgaggggcccaaaaccaaacacagtaGTTGAAGTGAGGTCTCACCGGTGCTGAGTGCAAAGGGGCAATCAcctccctagtcctgctggccacactgtttctgatagaagccaggatgctgtttgcCTTTTTGGCCACCTGGGtacactgccggctcatgttcagccgcctgtcgaccaacacccccagctccttttctgcccggcagcttcccagccactcttccccaaacctgtagcgttgcatggggttgttgtgaacGAAGTGTgggacccgacacttggccttgttgaaccgcctacagctggcctcggcccacgGATCCAGTCTGTTATAAAGgtaataatataaaaaattgtATTCTGCCTCCTGCTTAATATGTGCTTACACACTCACAATTGCTTATGTAAAAATCCGAAGAGAGTATCAGACTTCTAATTCAAGAAATGGGAGgttgaaagcaaaatacaaaccaaataTATTAGAACACCTGACAGCACAGACACTGTTGAAAATTCCGTAAAGCCAGCAGGAgatttcaaaacaataaaacatctGAAGAAAAGTTTATAGAACTttgaatacaaataaaacaaaacgATTAATGAACaacagcatgaaaataatgAGAATTTAAAGTAATTCAAATAAACCTCAGTCACTGCAAGAAAATGAGATACACAAACACTACGCATAGCAAATTCATTTATACAAatccgggggtggggggatctTGCCAATTGTTACGAACACGTACGTcgctgggatttttttttttttttgggggggggtaattttttgtttactttgtaGACTTTACAGCCCTATGTAACAGGTAACACCAAGAGATGTTCCTTCACGATCTGTGACGGAGGCAGGAAAAAATGGCGGGaaccccgcccctccccgctgcAGTCCCCAACCAGGTCGGCTCCCACCGCATAAAGGCCGCCGCGCGGCCCCACTCTCGCTACTCTCTCTCCccggctcagcagcagcagcatgtccGGCAGAGGCAAGGGCGGGAAGGGGCTCGGCAAGGGCGGCGCCAAGCGGCACCGCAAGGTGCTGCGCGACAACATCCAGGGCATCACCAAGCCGGCCATCCGGCGCCTGGCTCGGCGCGGCGGCGTGAAGCGCATCTCGGGGCTGATCTACGAGGAGACGCGCGGCGTGCTGAAGGTCTTCCTGGAGAACGTGATCCGCGACGCCGTCACCTACACGGAGCACGCCAAGAGGAAGACGGTGACGGCCATGGACGTGGTGTACGCCCTCAAGCGCCAGGGACGCACCCTCTACGGCTTCGGCGGCTAAAGCTTTCTGCTCCCCGACCATCTCGAGAACCCAAAGGCTCTTCTAAGAGCCACCCACTTAAACTGGAAAAGAGCTGTGTTGCTTCAAAGCTGGTAGAGGGAAAGTGAAGGTACTTAgagctttgtttcatttaattagTCGTTTTTAACGTAAATAATGACAGCTCTTAAAAGGTGCTTAAGCACTTGATAATTAACTGTAGTGCTAATTTATTGGGGACTATTCGAGTTAAGTACATTAGGGAACATACAAAGCTATTGATTTTGGTATCAGCTTAATTAGAACCCAGCAACtctaggactttttttttttttttactctgaagAACACGAGCTGAATAGCACAGCACTATAAACTTACGCTCCTGCTTTCATGGGGGGTGAGCTGACCTGGCTCAGAGGCAGGTACGCATCGCCCTGCGGGCATCTCTCGTCTGTATTTTTTCACTAATTGAGTAAGCAGTAGCAGAAGTAAATATGTATTGGTATTTAAATTACGTTAATCCCTGTACTGATGCTCGGGAGGTGGAAATGTACGGGCGCGGGGTGGAATGTATCACAGCTGGTCGCCCACTGACCTTCTCATAAAACTTTAAACAGCGGAATGATCCCAAGTCTGTCCTCTGAAGGTGCTTTTTAGGGAATTGTCCTTTATTCTTTACGCGTCCGATGTGTTAAAGCTTCGGAAGATTATTTTTCCAATTTAGGGCTGCCGAAGCCGGAGCAGTTCTCCGTATCCAGTGTCAGTACTAATCCTCCCTTCGCCCGAAAGCCCTTCTCTGGTTGGTCTGTGAGGATATCTCTCTTGGCTAGGAcaagcacagcagaaatatgcagtgggaaaaaaggaaagctcaCGGGCTAAAAAGTTTTGTACTTCAGCACGC
Encoded here:
- the LOC104029225 gene encoding histone H4, with the protein product MSGRGKGGKGLGKGGAKRHRKVLRDNIQGITKPAIRRLARRGGVKRISGLIYEETRGVLKVFLENVIRDAVTYTEHAKRKTVTAMDVVYALKRQGRTLYGFGG